In a single window of the Mesoplodon densirostris isolate mMesDen1 chromosome 16, mMesDen1 primary haplotype, whole genome shotgun sequence genome:
- the CSTL1 gene encoding LOW QUALITY PROTEIN: cystatin-like 1 (The sequence of the model RefSeq protein was modified relative to this genomic sequence to represent the inferred CDS: substituted 3 bases at 3 genomic stop codons), with protein sequence MGAGPWGNALLLLAALALVARLGQLQQWSGFXESTSPKNVNSTVAFFMETYNNNSHDSYLFCVDQLLRSRVQLTTGVEYLVTVKISXTECKRSSTNSSWCPIQSKKKLQKSFICDFLVYTVPWGNHYQLWNNSCLDAXVHMSRDP encoded by the exons ATGGGAGCTGGACCCTGGGGGAATGCTCTGCTGCTGCTGGCGGCCCTGGCCCTGGTGGCCAGGCTGGGTCAATTGCAACAGTGGAGTGGCTTCTAGGAGTCCACGAGCCCAAAGAACGTGAACTCCACCGTCGCCTTCTTCATGGAGACGTACAACAACAACAGTCATGACTCCTACCTGTTCTGCGTAGACCAGCTGCTCCGAAGCCGGGTGCAG CTGACGACAGGCGTGGAGTACCTAGTCACCGTGAAAATTAGCTAGACCGAGTGCAAGAGGAGCAGCACGAACAGCTCCTGGTGCCCCATTCAGAGCAAGAAGAAGCTGCAGAAG AGTTTCATTTGTGATTTTCTGGTATATACTGTGCCCTGGGGGAACCATTACCAGCTGTGGAACAACTCCTGTCTAGATGCCTAGGTGCATATGTCTAGAGATCCTTGA
- the CST11 gene encoding cystatin-11, whose amino-acid sequence MARPQQGPRLLLAIMGALVALTYQTRRKTFISVHEVPVSDPVVVTTLDFVTKDFNKKSQDTYNFRIVRVLKVLKRLTDHMEYRINLEMRRTICLKMEVNNCSFQEGELYKKIDCFFSVFVIPWFEKYKVLAQNCTDG is encoded by the exons ATGGCCAGACCCCAGCAGGGTCCCCGGCTGCTGCTGGCCATCATGGGGGCCCTGGTGGCCCTCACCTACCAAACAAGGAGGAAAACCTTCATAAGTGTCCACGAGGTGCCCGTGTCAGATCCTGTCGTGGTGACCACCCTGGACTTTGTGACCAAGGACTTCAACAAGAAGAGCCAGGACACGTACAACTTCCGGATTGTGCGCGTTCTCAAGGTCCTGAAGAGG CTGACTGACCACATGGAGTATCGCATAAACCTGGAGATGCGGCGGACCATCTGCCTCAAGATGGAGGTGAACAACTGCTCCTTCCAGGAGGGCGAGCTCTACAAG aAAATCGATTGCTTCTTCTCAGTATTTGTTATTCCCTGGTTTGAAAAGTATAAAGTTCTGGCCCAAAACTGCACGGATGGCTAG
- the LOC132477124 gene encoding probable cystatin-15, with amino-acid sequence MFLKLSLLLGLLALGPHVCSWKFEDISKSTQNFRLCVEFAVFYFNEHELDEYAYKLLWVGRSQRKTYTWIYLMDLELGRTICKKHDEDIDNCPLQEGPEEKKVSCTFIVDSRPWITQFTLLNSTCQQKWGEEFPAPTAAPFLLKNESLES; translated from the exons ATGTTCCTGAAGCTGTCTCTGCTCCTGGGGCTTCTTGCTCTGGGGCCTCATGTCTGCAGCTGGAAGTTTGAGGACATCAGTAAGAGTACGCAAAACTTCCGCTTGTGTGTGGAGTTTGCTGTGTTTTACTTCAATGAACATGAGCTGGATGAGTACGCTTACAAGCTGCTTTGGGTAGGACGGAGCCAGCGCAAG ACGTATACGTGGATATATTTAATGGACCTGGAGCTGGGCCgcacaatttgtaaaaaacacgaCGAAGACATTGACAACTGCCCCTTGCAAGAAGGCCCGGAAGAGAAAAAG GTGAGCTGCACTTTCATTGTGGACTCACGGCCATGGATTACCCAGTTCACCCTCCTGAACAGCACCTGCCAGCAGAAATGGGGGGAGGAGTTCCCGGCTCCCACAGCGGCTCCTTTTCTCCTGAAGAATGAGAGTCTGGAGTCCTAG